Part of the Pseudomonadota bacterium genome is shown below.
CGCTGGCTGAATTTCACAGCCGCCGGCTGATCGAGCATCCTGCCGGGGCTCTGGAAAACATCTTCACAAAACGCCTGCTGGTGACAAACACCCCGGATGAATACCTTTTTCTCGGTTGGCCCATGACCACCGACATCCATCCCGGGAAAGGCCCCCTGGCCGGCATTCACGCCGCCCTGAAAACAGTCTCCACTCCATTTATCTTTGTTGTCGGTTGCGATATGCCGTTTCCCGACATCAGTCTGATAATCCACCTCTGTGACCAGGTCCCTGGTTTTGATGCCGTCATTCCGGCCACCGCAGATGGTCTCGAACCCCTGCATGGAGTTTACGGGAGAACCGGACTTCCGGTTATAGAACGATGCCTGAAGGCTGAAGAAAGGAAAATAACGGCTGTGCTGCAGCTGATGAATACCAGAATAATTGAAACTGCGGTAACGGAAAACATTGCCGGCTCACGACGTCCGTTCAAGAATATCAATTCACCGAATGACATGAACGGGATCTGAAGTTGAAGTCCGTGTGCCCAAAGTCTCTCGAAAAAAGTGCCGGGGGCAAGCCCAGGTTTACAGGAACAAGACTCAATCTGATGATACCGCCAGGCGCGCTCTTCCGGCCGATCAGGATTTTTTCCCCGAAGATTTTACCCCGACCCGCAACATCTGGGGGCTGCTGTCCGACCCGTGAGGGGAATGACATTTCAAGCATTTACTGGCAACACCGTCACTTGAATGCTGGCTGCCCGTTCCCTTGGTGTGGCAGGCCTGGCATAAATCCTTGCCCTTCAGGGTGAATTTCCCCGCTGTTTTCGCAGTGCATTTCGCCCCGGCCGGCACATGACACATCTCACAAGCTTTCACTCCGGCCATCTCCGCAGCCACAGGCCCATGCAGATATTTGACTCTGACAAGGGCCTGATGACAACTGCCCGTCATGCAGCCCTTGGCAAAAACTTCTGAGGGGAAAAAAACAACGAGAAACAGCAGGGCCGGAAACAACTTCCCGGCCCGGGAAACAGCTAAAGACATCATCAAACTCTCCCGATATTTCAACAGCTTATCGCCAATCGACCCCTGTTGACATTGGCCGGGAGTATAACAGCTCCTACGCTCGGGTGTCAATTGGAAAAGAGGTTGCCCGACCCGATTCAACAGCCTTGATTTATAAGGTCCGGCGTGATAAAAAGCCTCTTTGAATCGCTTGTTTCAATTTTTCAGGAGAACCAAAAATGCTTGAACTCCGTTTTATTCGGGAAAATATAGATCTGGTGCTGGAAAAAATGAGATTCCGCGGGATGGAAACCGGCAGAATCGACAACTTCATCACCATCGATGAGAAACGCCGTGAAATCCTCTCCGAAAGCGAAACACTTCGCAACAAACGGAATATCGATTCCCAGAAAATCGCCGAGCTGAAAAAATCCGGCCGGGATGCGGATGCCCTGGTCACTGAAACGCGTAAAATCGGCGACCGGATCAAAGAGCTGGAAGCCGATCTCACCTCCATTGAATTATCACTCCAGGAAATTGTCATGGAGATCCCGAATCTCTGTCATGACTCCACGCCGTTCGGCAAGGACGACAGTGAAAATGTGGAGCTGCGAAAGTGGGGGAAAATCCCCGAATTCCCTTTCCCCCCAAAAGCGCATTACGAGCTGGGCGAAGAGCTCGGCTGCATCGATTTTGAGCGGGCTGCCAAGATTTCAGGCGCCCGCTTTGCTCTGCTCAGCGGTTTTGCTTCCCGGCTGGAGCGGACATTGATCAACTTCATGCTGGATCTGCACACCCAGAAACACGGCTACCGGGAAGTCCTTCCCCCTTTTCTGGTCAACACCGAAACCATGACCGCCACCGGCCAGCTGCCTAAATTTGCCG
Proteins encoded:
- a CDS encoding molybdenum cofactor guanylyltransferase; this translates as MKDADFTGVILAGGKSSRFGSNKALAEFHSRRLIEHPAGALENIFTKRLLVTNTPDEYLFLGWPMTTDIHPGKGPLAGIHAALKTVSTPFIFVVGCDMPFPDISLIIHLCDQVPGFDAVIPATADGLEPLHGVYGRTGLPVIERCLKAEERKITAVLQLMNTRIIETAVTENIAGSRRPFKNINSPNDMNGI
- the serS gene encoding serine--tRNA ligase, producing the protein MLELRFIRENIDLVLEKMRFRGMETGRIDNFITIDEKRREILSESETLRNKRNIDSQKIAELKKSGRDADALVTETRKIGDRIKELEADLTSIELSLQEIVMEIPNLCHDSTPFGKDDSENVELRKWGKIPEFPFPPKAHYELGEELGCIDFERAAKISGARFALLSGFASRLERTLINFMLDLHTQKHGYREVLPPFLVNTETMTATGQLPKFAADLFKTSVSDRDLWLIPTAEVPVTNIHRDETLTEKELPIKYCAYTPCFRSEAGSYGKDTRGLIRQHQFDKVELVKFTTPETSDDELESLLANAEKVLQLLELPYRVVSLCSGDLGFSSAKTYDIEVWMPAQNKYREISSCSNFLDFQARRGGIRYRPKDSKKSRLVHTLNGSGLAVGRTLAAIFENYQQEDGTIRIPTILQPYFENRF